The Spirochaeta cellobiosiphila DSM 17781 genome contains the following window.
TGGGGTGTTGAAGTTCCTCTAGATCAGATGGATGCTGTTAAGCTAAGAGATGATTATCAGAGTGTTCCCCAGTTAAGTACTTACTATTATATTTTTGAAACCAAGACAGCACCATTTGATGATGCACGTGTAAGAAAAGCTTTAGCTATGGCTATTGACAGAAAGACATTGGTAGAAAAAATAACTAAAGCTGGTCAGGTTCCTGCCTATGCAATGGTACCTCCAATGGCTGGCTATCCTGGAATTGATGGATTTCATGAAAGTGTAGCTGAAGCGCAACAATTATTGGCAGATGCTGGATTCCCTCAAGGAAATGGATTCCCAGAATTCAAAATTCTATATAACACTTCAGAAGGTCATCAGACTGTTGCTGAGTACATTCAACAACAATGGGAAGAAAACTTAGGAATTAAAGTTACTCTAGTGAACATGGAATGGAAGACTTATCTTGCTGAAAGAAGAGAGCATAAATTCACTGTAGCTAGAGCAGGATGGGTAGGTGACTACCAAGATCCTAATACTTTCTTGGATATGTTCCTTGCTGCTGATGATCTAGATGGAAATTGGGGAAGTAATGATGGTCGATTTGACAATCCTGAGTATGACAAATTGATCAGACAAGCTGCAACAATGCCTGAAGGTGAAGCCAGATTCAAAGTACTAGCTGATGCTGAAAAAATCTTCATTGAAGATGAAATGGGTATATTACCACTCTACTTCTATGCAACTAAAAATATGATTGACCTCTCTAAATGGGGTGGATGGCACAGTAATACTATGGATATTCATCCTACAAAATACATTTACAAGAAATAGTTTAACTATTTGTTAACTGTTTTTAGTAAACCTAAAGACGCCTTTTTATGGGCGTCTTTTTTATGGGAATAGATCTTGTTTCTTGTCTTGCAAGGAATTAGGGTATTCAATACAATGGCATTTCTGCTTGTCATATTTATGTAGTAAGCAGGGATTAAGTTAAGTGGAGTCTGTAAATGACTAAGTACATCATCCGTAGATTTTTAGGATTGATTCCGACAATTTTTATCATCATTACAATAAGTTTCTTTTTTATAAGATTAGCACCTGGAGGGCCTTTTGATACAGAAAAAGCTGTACCTGATGCTGTCATGAAAAACCTGGAAGCTAAATTCCATATGAATGAGTCAATGCCAAAACAATATCTTAGATATATGTGGGATATTCTTCATGGTGATCTTGGACCTTCCTACCGATATTCTGATCACAGTGTTAATTGGTATATTTTCAACAGCTTGCCCAACTCAATGTTACTGGGAGGTATATCTTTATTCGTAGCAGTAATCTTAGGTGTTGGCGCTGGGATTATATCAGCTATACGGCAAAACACATGGATGGACTATGTGGCCATGGGATTTTCAGTCATGGGTATATCAATTCCTCTCTTTGTTATTGGTCCTGTATTAATGTAT
Protein-coding sequences here:
- a CDS encoding peptide ABC transporter substrate-binding protein, which codes for MKKVLSLLFMFSVVFSVFAEGQQDAVSGDEFIIWNSAEPESLDPHKIEGVPEHRLYLSLFEGLVSYDPKTAKPVPAVAESWEFSDDNTEITFHIRKNAVWSDGVAITAQTVKDSWIRGLDPELGGPYTWFPAMFLEGAAEYNGGEAGPEALGVEVIDDNTLVVHLIGPLPYALEAFAHYSFAIVPVHAIEKYGDAWINPKNFVGNGPFKLSEWVPQDKVVAVKNDKYWDAANVKLDKITYLAVEDNNTGYNLFVNGEIDWGVEVPLDQMDAVKLRDDYQSVPQLSTYYYIFETKTAPFDDARVRKALAMAIDRKTLVEKITKAGQVPAYAMVPPMAGYPGIDGFHESVAEAQQLLADAGFPQGNGFPEFKILYNTSEGHQTVAEYIQQQWEENLGIKVTLVNMEWKTYLAERREHKFTVARAGWVGDYQDPNTFLDMFLAADDLDGNWGSNDGRFDNPEYDKLIRQAATMPEGEARFKVLADAEKIFIEDEMGILPLYFYATKNMIDLSKWGGWHSNTMDIHPTKYIYKK